Genomic segment of Syntrophorhabdaceae bacterium:
GTATTCGCGAAGTATTGCATGAAGCATCTGTTGCGTGTGGATGCAATCCGTGCTGCCTGATAGAGGGCATACCTGAGATGAGCCTTCCCTCCCTTGGAGATACTATAGGGCGTCTCGCTCTTCTTGCCGCTGCGGCTGGAAGAGAGATCGAGCCCCGCCGTCTTGAGGACCTGCCGGGCATTCTCGAATCGGTGGGGGTTGCCGATGGCGCCGATAACCATGGCGGAGATCTCAGGACCAAAACCGGGTATGGATACAGAAATGGCTCTGAGGGACGTAGTTGACTAACGTGACTAACTTTCTATTGCCGGTATGCAAAAAAAAGAGGACCATGTGGAAAAATAGGATAAGTCAAGTTAGTCAACTACGTCCCTCACGG
This window contains:
- a CDS encoding IS110 family transposase, whose translation is MPGFGPEISAMVIGAIGNPHRFENARQVLKTAGLDLSSSRSGKKSETPYSISKGGKAHLRYALYQAARIASTRNRCFMQYFANTLTGRQRERGIVTKMRVKLAAKMLVIAWTLMKKKEVFDPGYITI